The Nocardia sp. NBC_01503 sequence CTTTCGGTCATGATCCCGGTCACCGGGGCATGGACGTTCGCGCTGCTCGACCGCACCTCCAACTGGCTGCAATGGCTGCGCTGGAGCATTCTCGCCCTCTCGATAGTCTCCGCCGTACTGGTGCTGGGAATGCCGCGCCTACGCCGCTACAGCCTCGTAATCGGTGCTGTCGCATTGGTTTCCGCGCTGGTCGGACCCACCGTGTACGCGATGGAGACTGCCGTGCAGCCGCATTCGGGTGGCAGCCCGATCGCAGGTCCGGCCCGCCCTTCACACGGTGGTCGGAATCGCGGTGGCACCACCGATGATTCGACGATCGACGACCTCATCACCTCGGCCGACACCCGTTGGGCCGCAGCCGCGGTGGTGCCTCCGATGTGAGCGCGATCGAATTGCGCACCGGCGCACCACTACTGGCCATCGGCGGCTTCAGCGGCCGGGATGAGTCTCCGACCCTGGAGCGGTTCCAGACCTATGTCGCCGTTCATCAGGTCGGCCACGACCTGGTGCGTCAGCGCCGGAACCGCAACGGCCGGGATGGTCCGGTGCAGAACGATCCCGCGCAGAACGACGGGAACGGTAAGGGCGCGAACAACCAGAACGGCCCGGGTCAGGGCGGCCGAGATGACTCGGCGCAGTCGACCTCCGCGCAGATCACCGCCTGGGTCCGAGTCAACTATCCGATGACCTTGCTGGGCAATATGGAGATCTACCACCTCGACGGCTGACAGCGACCCCCCGTGCCGCGAAAAAGCTTAGAGTTGCGGTCGGAAGCCACGGGGGTGCGGTCGTGAGGAGTTCGGCGATGGCCGAGGTGCGCGCACAGCTGGGTCTGCTGGGCCCGGTGCGGCTCACCATCGACGGTGTTCCGCAGCAGCTCGGCGGCCCGAAACAGCGCGCGGTGCTGGCTTATCTCGCGATCAACGCGAACAGACCGGTCTCGGTGGACGCGCTGGCCGCGGCGGTCTGGGAGGAGAACGCCCCGCCGGATGTGCGGGTCAGCCTGCACGCCATCGTCTCCAACCTGCGAAAACCGCTGCGCGACGGTGGAATCGACGCGCGCACCATGCTTCAGCACATGGGCACCGGCTACCGGATCGTGGTCGATGACGCCGCCTGCGATGTGTTCCGCTTCCGCACCCGCCGCGAGGTCGGCCTGCGCGCCGTGGCCGCCGGTCGCTTCGCCGCGGCGACCGCGGCGCTCTCCGAGGCGCTCGCCCAGTGGCGTGGTCCGGTCCTGTCCGACCTGCGCGGACTCGGATTCGCCGACGCCTACGCCGTCGCCCTCGACGATGAACGTCTCGGTGTGATCGAGGCCCGCGCCGAGGCCGATATCGCACAGGGCCGCGCCGAATCCGTCACCGCCGAACTCGCGCTGCTGGTGCGCGACCATCCGCTGCGCGAATCCCTCTGGGAACAGCTGATCACCGCGCTCTATCCGGCCGGACGCCAATCCGACGCCCTCGATGCCGCGCGGCGACTGCGCGGCACGCTCGCCGAGGAGCTCGGTATCGATCCCGGATATCGGATTCGCGATCTGGAGGCGCGCATTCTGCGTCAGGATCCACTGACGGTCGGTGTGGTCGCGGCCGCCTCCGCCACCCGTGCCACCACCATCGTGGACCGCAGTTGGCATGAGCCGCAGGCGATTCTGCGTGATCGGGACGGCAATGCGTACCCCATCGGCGGCACCGTCACCCGCATCGGCAGGCTCTCCGACAATGACATCGCGCTGGCGGACGGCCGGGTGAGCCGCCATCACGCGCTCATAGTCGACAACGGCATGGCCTATGTGCTCAAGGATCTGCACTCGTCCAATGGCGTCTTCGTCGACGGCGTCCGCGTGGTGGACAGCGCGATCCTCGCCGACGGTGTCCGAGTGCGAATCGGCGATACCGAGTTCACCTTCGTGCTGGTGCACGGCCGGTAGCGCGAAACACGCTGTGCACAGCGCCTATTCGTTCTCCTCCGGTATGGCGAAGAAGCGCACGGCCATGTGGCGCGCATCAGCGGGGGCATCCGCGCCGCGCGCGTAGCTGTGCTCGGCGACCAGTTTCATGTACTCCGTCATGAACGTCCGCACCTGATCGGCGGTCATATAGCAGCCGTGCCGCTGCACCTGTGCCCAGCCCTGCGGGCCGCGCCATTGTTTGTTGGCGCTGATGTAAAGGTCGATATCGCGTCCGACCTTCAGCTGGGCAAGGTGTTCGGCCGCGGCGCGCTCGGCGGGTTCCATGGTCGCCGGATCCGGCGTGGTGTGGCTGAAAGGTAGTGCGCGCCACCAGCGTTCCCGGCCGCGGGACTTCTCCGGGATCTCCTCGATCAGTTTCAGATCGGCGAGTTTGCGCAGGTGATAGCTGGTGGTGCCGGTGCTCTCGCCGAGCAGCTCGGCCAGGGTCGTCGAGTTCACCTCGCCGTGCACGCCGAGCTGCTGCAGGATGCGGGAGCGCAGCGGGTGGGCCAGCGTTCGGTAGAGGGCGGTGCGCTCACCGCTGGTCATATTGTCGGCGGCCCGTTCGGTCATGGCCCGAATTTAGCAGAGATCTCTTTGCAAAGAAGTGTTTGCAGAAATCTCTTTGCAATCGTACTGTGGCGACATGCGAACGAATCTCCTGGAACGTGCGCCGAATACCTCACTGCGGCAGTGGGTTACGTGGATCCTCGGCGGGGCTGCGGTAGTCCTCGTGCCGTGGACCGTGCTCCTGGCGGCAACCCTGCCGAATGAAACCCACGTGCAGAACTGGGCACTGGCCTGGATCGGACTCGACCTGCTGTTGACCGGCGGCTGCTTCCTCACTGCCCTCTGCGCGAGTCGCGGCGACGAGCGGGTGCGTATCGCCGCCTCGGCCACCGCGACCATGGCGGTGCTCGATGCCTGGTTCGACCTCACCACGGCTCGCCCCGGTGCGGATTTCACCCAGGCGGTGGCCTGCGCGGTGGTGGAATTGGGATTGGCGGGGTTGTGCGCCCATCTGGCTCTGGGGCGCCGTGACGGGTGAGGCGTGACGGCGGTTCTGAAACGTGTTCTAGACAATCCGTGTCATTTGTCTTACCGTCGATTCATGAGTTCAATGGCGTCTCAGGAAGTCCGGTTCGAGTTGATGTCGGGGGAGACCTGGCGCGACCCCTGGCCCACCTACGCGGCCCTGCGCGATAACGATCCCGTGCACCGGGTCGTCCCCGCCGACCGCGAAACGGACGACTTCTACGTGCTGTCCCGGCACGAGGATGTGTACGCCGCCGCGCGCGACCCCGAAACCTACTCCTCGGCAGCCGGATTGACCGTGGACTACATGAGCCTCGAGGCCGCGGGCATTCCGATTCGCCCGTTCGTCTTCATGGACCCGCCCGAACACACCGACTTCCGCCGCCGCGTCGCGGGCGGATTCACTCCGCGCCAGGTGAATTCGGTCGAACCCGCGGTGCGTTCCTTTGTGGTGGAGCGCCTGGAGCGACTGCGTGCGGCCGGATCCGGCGATATCGTCGCCGAACTCTTCAAACCCCTGCCGACCATGGTGGTCGCGCACTATCTCGGTGTGCCCGAGGCGGATCGCGACCGCTTCGACGAATGGACGTACGCCATCGTCGGCGGTGCGGTGGACGGCGCCAAGATCGCCGCGGGTGGCGAATTGCCTTCGGCCCTGGGCGAAATGGTCGGCTACTTCGCCGAACTCATCGCCCGCCGCCGCGCCGAACCCGGCGACGACACCATCTCGCACCTGCTCGCCTCCGGACTCGGCGAGGACGGCGACAATGAGGGCATCCTGGCCATTCTCGGCTTCGCCTTCACCATGATCACCGGCGGAAACGACACCACCACGGGCAATCTCGGCGGTGCGGTGCAGCTGCTGCACCAGTACCCGGAACAGCGGCGACTGCTCGCCGAACACCCCGAGCTCATTCCCGAGGCGGTGGAGGAGTTCCTGCGGATGACCTCACCGGTACAGGGTCTGGCCCGCGCCGTCACCCGCGATGTGGAGCTGCACGACACCATCATTCCCGCCGGGCGCAAGGTGCTGCTGCTCTACGGCTCCGCCAACCGCGATGAACGCGAATTCGGCCCCACTGCAGGGGAACTCGACGTCCGCCGCAATCCCAAGCGCATCATGACCTTCAGCCACGGCCACCACCACTGCCTCGGTGCGGCCGCCGCCCGCATGCAGGCCCGGGTGGCCCTGGAGGAGCTGCTGACCCGCTGCCCCGACTTCGGCGTCGACCTCGAGAATGTCATCTGGTCCAACGGCAACTACGTGCGCTGGCCCATGAGCGTCCCCTTCCAGGCGGTCGGCTGATGATCACCCCGCGCTCGGTGCGGCGGATTCGGGCGCGCCGGTAGGGTCGGGCGGATGCGTGACGGGCGGAGGGAGACAGTATGAGCCGGGACTGGTTGTCCGATGATCGGGCCGACCTGGCCGCCGAGCGCATCCTCGATGCCGCCGCGGCGCTCTTCGCCGAGCGCGGGGTGACCGCGGTCGGAATGGGCGATATCGCCAAGGCGGCGGGTTGCTCACGCGCCACGCTCTATCGGTACTTCGAGAATCGGCAGGCCGTACGGCTGGCCTTCGTACACCGCGAAACCCGGCGCATCGCGGCGCATGTCGTACATCAGGTGCGCGATATCGCCGATCCGGGCGAGCGGATCGTGGCCGCCATGCTCGCGGCCGTGCACGAGGTCCGCGCCGAACCGCTGCTCATCGCCTGGTTCCGGCCCGGCGAGGCCGGTGCGGCCGGACGCATCAGCCAGGACTCCGAGGTCATCGAATCCATTGCGGCGGGCCTGTTCACACCGACCGATCTCACCGATCCCGAGCGCAGCAGGCTCGCCCGCTGGCTCACCAGAATTATCGTCTCGCTGCTGTCCGCACCCGGCCGGGACGACGCGGAGGAGCGCGCCATGCTCGATGAGTTCGTCGCCCCGATCATCAGCCGCGCCTTCGCCCGAGTTACGGATCCCGGCCCGAAACGCGCCGGGATGACGGGTGGGGTCGTCGAGACCGCTGGGTAAGGTTATCGCCCGTGTCCGCTCCAGAATCGCTCGCCGAAGTCCGCACCCGTATCGATGCTCTCGACGGGGAGTTGATTCGACTGCTGGCCGAACGGCAGCGGCTGGTACGCGCGGCGGCCGGTTTCAAGAAGGATGAGCAGGCCGTGCGCGCACCGGATCGGGTCGAGCAGGTGGTGGCGCTGGCCAAAACCCGTGCCACTGCGGCGGGGCTGGAACCCGCTGTGGCAGAAGCGGTCTGGCGCGCCATGATCGGGGCCTTCATCAACCTCGAACTCGACACGCACGCCGATATCGCTCGAGGCTGACGAATCGACCGCGACGGATTCGCCGAACCGGGCGATCAGTGCGTGGCGCGATACCCGGTGCGATGACCGTAGATGCCCTCGGCGAGCATGGCGGCCATATCGGAGACAGCCGCGCGACCCGACTTCATGGGCATGGCGTGGAAGACATGCCATAGCTTGCGGTACTCGCGATGACGCAGTGGCACACCGGCTTTCGCGGCTTTATCGGCCAGACGGCGGCCATCCCCGGAGAGTGGATCATCGGTGGCCGAGTGCAGCACCATCGGCGGCAATCCCGTGATGTCCTGATACAGCGGCGATATGGCGCGGCGCTCATCGGCCGGTACGCCCGGCAGATATCCGTCCAGGCACTTAGCGATGACCGCGGGGGTGAGCAGCGGTTCGCGAGTGGGACCGCCGTGGAAGGCCGCCGAATCCGGTGAGAAGTCGATCAGCGGGCAGATCATGCCCAGCACCGCCGGAGCGGGCAGTCCGGCATCGCGAATGCGCAGCCCGAGCTCCAGCGTGAGGCCACCGCCCGCCGAATCTCCCGCCACCGCAATACGTTCGGCGGGAATACCGCTATCCAGCAGTGCCCGATACGCGGCCTCGGCATCGTCGATCGGCGCGGGATGGGGATGCTCGGGCGCGAGCCGGTAGTCGAGGGCGTAGACGGCGGTCCGCATATCCAATGCGAGCGGTCCGGTGAGCGGTCGCATCATCTTCGGACTGCCCATGACGAATCCGCCGCCGTGCAGGTAGAGCACCGCCGCATCGGTGGGAGCCGCAGGGGGAGTGAGGATTTCGACCGGCAGGCCCGCGAG is a genomic window containing:
- a CDS encoding BTAD domain-containing putative transcriptional regulator, encoding MAEVRAQLGLLGPVRLTIDGVPQQLGGPKQRAVLAYLAINANRPVSVDALAAAVWEENAPPDVRVSLHAIVSNLRKPLRDGGIDARTMLQHMGTGYRIVVDDAACDVFRFRTRREVGLRAVAAGRFAAATAALSEALAQWRGPVLSDLRGLGFADAYAVALDDERLGVIEARAEADIAQGRAESVTAELALLVRDHPLRESLWEQLITALYPAGRQSDALDAARRLRGTLAEELGIDPGYRIRDLEARILRQDPLTVGVVAAASATRATTIVDRSWHEPQAILRDRDGNAYPIGGTVTRIGRLSDNDIALADGRVSRHHALIVDNGMAYVLKDLHSSNGVFVDGVRVVDSAILADGVRVRIGDTEFTFVLVHGR
- a CDS encoding ArsR/SmtB family transcription factor, yielding MTERAADNMTSGERTALYRTLAHPLRSRILQQLGVHGEVNSTTLAELLGESTGTTSYHLRKLADLKLIEEIPEKSRGRERWWRALPFSHTTPDPATMEPAERAAAEHLAQLKVGRDIDLYISANKQWRGPQGWAQVQRHGCYMTADQVRTFMTEYMKLVAEHSYARGADAPADARHMAVRFFAIPEENE
- a CDS encoding cytochrome P450, producing MSSMASQEVRFELMSGETWRDPWPTYAALRDNDPVHRVVPADRETDDFYVLSRHEDVYAAARDPETYSSAAGLTVDYMSLEAAGIPIRPFVFMDPPEHTDFRRRVAGGFTPRQVNSVEPAVRSFVVERLERLRAAGSGDIVAELFKPLPTMVVAHYLGVPEADRDRFDEWTYAIVGGAVDGAKIAAGGELPSALGEMVGYFAELIARRRAEPGDDTISHLLASGLGEDGDNEGILAILGFAFTMITGGNDTTTGNLGGAVQLLHQYPEQRRLLAEHPELIPEAVEEFLRMTSPVQGLARAVTRDVELHDTIIPAGRKVLLLYGSANRDEREFGPTAGELDVRRNPKRIMTFSHGHHHCLGAAAARMQARVALEELLTRCPDFGVDLENVIWSNGNYVRWPMSVPFQAVG
- a CDS encoding TetR/AcrR family transcriptional regulator: MSRDWLSDDRADLAAERILDAAAALFAERGVTAVGMGDIAKAAGCSRATLYRYFENRQAVRLAFVHRETRRIAAHVVHQVRDIADPGERIVAAMLAAVHEVRAEPLLIAWFRPGEAGAAGRISQDSEVIESIAAGLFTPTDLTDPERSRLARWLTRIIVSLLSAPGRDDAEERAMLDEFVAPIISRAFARVTDPGPKRAGMTGGVVETAG
- a CDS encoding chorismate mutase, with product MSAPESLAEVRTRIDALDGELIRLLAERQRLVRAAAGFKKDEQAVRAPDRVEQVVALAKTRATAAGLEPAVAEAVWRAMIGAFINLELDTHADIARG
- a CDS encoding alpha/beta hydrolase, which gives rise to MLISLTRLMSRAVGAWWFGAAPDWVEVRRRAALSTTASSAPREVKVTQDSLAGLPVEILTPPAAPTDAAVLYLHGGGFVMGSPKMMRPLTGPLALDMRTAVYALDYRLAPEHPHPAPIDDAEAAYRALLDSGIPAERIAVAGDSAGGGLTLELGLRIRDAGLPAPAVLGMICPLIDFSPDSAAFHGGPTREPLLTPAVIAKCLDGYLPGVPADERRAISPLYQDITGLPPMVLHSATDDPLSGDGRRLADKAAKAGVPLRHREYRKLWHVFHAMPMKSGRAAVSDMAAMLAEGIYGHRTGYRATH